A portion of the Candidatus Methylomirabilota bacterium genome contains these proteins:
- a CDS encoding rod shape-determining protein: MTKKNEALRVGIDLGTSRSSISASSGARHVVESYVGWPVDTVARKVVKKSILFGREALDNRSMLELHRPLERGLIKEGSEKDEAAVRELLRHLISLVGGADDSRVFAVVGVPAEALRVSRQHLRNAVKGIADALMIVSEPFAVAYGMDALLHTMIVDIGAGTTDFCVMNGRYPTEDEQRTLTHAGDWLDEQLATMVRTRQPDAQFSIHMVREWKERWGFVGEPKGPVVVTVQVAGKPTPLDITAEMRRACEALLPPIAETMLDLLARVEPEYQERVRNNVILAGGGSQIPGLGDALEKMLLDVGGGKVRTVDDPVFAGSNGSLALALDASDADWEQLPS, translated from the coding sequence ATGACCAAGAAGAACGAGGCCCTCCGGGTCGGCATCGATCTCGGCACCTCACGAAGCTCGATCTCCGCCTCCAGCGGGGCGCGCCACGTGGTCGAGAGCTATGTCGGGTGGCCGGTCGACACGGTCGCCCGCAAGGTGGTGAAGAAGTCGATCCTCTTCGGGCGAGAGGCGCTCGACAACCGCTCGATGCTGGAGCTTCACCGCCCGCTCGAGCGCGGCCTGATCAAAGAGGGCTCGGAGAAGGACGAGGCCGCGGTCCGGGAGCTCCTGCGCCACCTGATCTCCCTGGTCGGGGGCGCCGACGACTCGCGCGTCTTCGCCGTCGTCGGCGTGCCGGCCGAGGCGCTCCGGGTCAGCCGCCAGCATCTGCGGAACGCCGTGAAGGGGATCGCCGACGCCCTCATGATCGTCTCCGAGCCGTTCGCGGTGGCCTACGGGATGGACGCCCTGCTCCACACCATGATCGTGGACATCGGCGCCGGGACGACCGACTTCTGCGTGATGAACGGGCGCTACCCGACCGAGGACGAGCAGCGGACGCTGACCCACGCCGGCGACTGGCTGGACGAGCAGCTGGCCACCATGGTGCGGACCCGGCAGCCCGACGCCCAGTTCTCGATCCACATGGTCCGCGAGTGGAAGGAGAGGTGGGGCTTCGTGGGCGAGCCCAAGGGGCCCGTGGTGGTCACGGTCCAGGTCGCCGGAAAGCCGACCCCGCTCGACATCACCGCCGAGATGCGGCGCGCCTGCGAGGCGCTCCTCCCGCCCATCGCCGAGACGATGCTCGACCTCCTGGCCAGGGTCGAGCCGGAGTACCAGGAGCGGGTGCGGAACAACGTCATCCTGGCCGGCGGCGGCTCACAGATCCCCGGCCTGGGCGATGCGCTCGAGAAGATGCTCCTCGACGTCGGGGGTGGCAAGGTCCGCACGGTGGACGACCCCGTCTTCGCCGGCTCGAACGGCAGCCTGGCGCTGGCCCTCGACGCCAGCGACGCCGACTGGGAGCAGCTCCCCAGCTAG
- a CDS encoding N-acetylmuramoyl-L-alanine amidase: protein MAGLERLKRRLVSEVVRENVETLHGLPFRPLPPSRTRRVRLGLLRGLSLVAAPTLLFLAVSALSTDRAERAGIAPRAALSGPTTLPAPRAISPAAFPLAVRKIVVDPGHGGTDPGAPASGGLWEKDITLDVAQRLRMLLGEAGFDVVMTRERDETVSLRERAQLANFQRGDLFVSIHFNSLPTRSYRGIETYHLGPTADPQVERLAGAENRASGYSLADFRRLLEGVYVHVRQTESKQLAEAVHQGLVETLVKGNPAIRDSGVKPAPFLVLVATEMPGILAEVSYLSNDEDARLLKDPAYRQEIARALFQGIRAYADARSRPGGQGSV, encoded by the coding sequence ATGGCGGGACTGGAGCGACTCAAGCGCCGGCTGGTCAGCGAGGTGGTCCGGGAGAACGTGGAGACGCTCCACGGGCTCCCCTTCCGGCCACTCCCCCCGAGCCGTACCCGGCGGGTGCGCCTCGGCCTCCTGCGAGGCCTCAGCCTCGTAGCGGCCCCCACCCTTCTCTTCCTCGCCGTCAGCGCACTGTCCACGGACCGGGCGGAGCGGGCCGGGATCGCGCCGCGAGCCGCGCTGTCCGGACCCACCACGCTGCCGGCCCCCCGGGCGATCAGTCCCGCCGCCTTTCCCCTGGCGGTGCGGAAGATCGTGGTCGATCCCGGGCACGGCGGGACGGACCCGGGGGCGCCGGCGTCGGGGGGGCTGTGGGAGAAGGACATCACCCTGGACGTCGCTCAGCGGCTGCGGATGCTGCTGGGGGAAGCCGGATTCGACGTCGTGATGACGCGCGAGCGCGACGAGACCGTCTCGCTCCGGGAGCGCGCCCAGCTCGCCAACTTCCAGCGGGGTGACCTCTTCGTCTCGATCCATTTCAACTCGCTGCCGACCCGCAGCTACCGGGGCATCGAGACCTACCATCTCGGCCCCACCGCCGATCCTCAGGTGGAGCGCCTGGCGGGGGCCGAGAACCGCGCATCGGGCTATTCGCTGGCGGACTTCCGCCGCCTGCTGGAAGGCGTCTACGTCCACGTGCGGCAGACCGAATCGAAACAGCTTGCCGAAGCCGTCCACCAGGGCCTCGTGGAGACCCTGGTCAAAGGGAACCCGGCGATCCGCGACAGCGGGGTCAAGCCCGCGCCTTTCCTCGTGCTCGTCGCCACCGAGATGCCCGGCATCCTGGCGGAGGTCTCCTACCTCTCCAACGACGAGGACGCGCGGCTCCTCAAAGACCCGGCCTACCGCCAGGAGATCGCCCGGGCGCTCTTCCAGGGGATCCGCGCGTACGCGGATGCGCGCAGCCGGCCCGGCGGCCAGGGGAGTGTGTAG